A region from the Plasmodium berghei ANKA genome assembly, chromosome: 9 genome encodes:
- a CDS encoding translation elongation factor EF-1, subunit alpha, putative, giving the protein MNNEPFTFNANAPVYYPGTPYNVEDKNERSIDSNNIISENINDGDSIAEVENKISKMCLTPEKNEEIEVAKVEKEIQEDKGVDKKVNLVQVDSRPHLNIIFIGHVDAGKSTACGNILYILGYVDDRTIEKYEREAKEKNRESWFLAFIMDINEEERQKGKTVEVGRAHFETKDRRFTILDAPGHKNFIPNMISGAAQADIGVLIISARKGEFETGFERGGQTREHTLLAKTLGINQLIVAINKMDDPTCNWSESRYDEIQKKITPFIKSCGYNINKDVFFVPISGLSGQNLSEHISDKNSKLYDPRGSWYDISKPTLFQILNSLSPPPWDENGPLRIPLLEGYKDNGIVAVGKIESGTLYGSNMNCILMPNKVKVKVTNVYVEDDEVPYAKPGENVRAKLLGVEEDQISKGFVLCDSLSLCSVVSEFIGRVAIVELLEHKPIITAGYFCIFHAHTTCEEIQFIDMLEVIDKKSKKKKIKPKFIKNDCIVTAHFLLSNPVCIEVYDKLPQLGRFTLRDQGRTIAIGKILELKN; this is encoded by the exons ATGAATAATGAGCCTTTTACATTCAATGCAAATGCTCCTGTGTATTATCCCGGTACACCATATAATGTAGaggataaaaatgaaagaagCATAGATTCaaacaatataatttcagaaaatattaacgATGGAGATTCAATAGCTGAAGtcgaaaataaaataagcaAAATGTGTTTAACCcctgaaaaaaatgaagaaatcGAAGTTGCGAAAgtagaaaaagaaatacaAGAAGATAAGGGAGTAGATAAAAAAGTTAATTTAGTACAAGTGGATTCTAGACCccatttaaatattatatttattggtCATGTAGATGCTGGAAAATCAACAGCATGTGggaatattttgtatattttaggATATGTTGATGATAGAacaattgaaaaatatgaaagagaagcaaaagaaaaaaacagaGAAAGTTGGTTTTTAGCATTTATTATGGATATAAATGAAGAAGAAAGACAAAAAGGAAAAACTGTAGAAGTAGGGAGAGCACATTTTGAAACAAAAGATAGAAGATTTACTATTTTAGATGCACCAGgacataaaaattttataccAAATATGATTAGTGGCGCAGCTCAAGCAGATATTGGGGTATTAATTATATCTGCAAGAAAAGGGGAGTTTGAAACTGGTTTTGAAAGGGGAGGGCAAACTAGAGAGCATACTTTGCTGGCAAAAACATTAG gaATAAACCAACTAATAGTTGCGATAAACAAAATGGATGATCCAACATGTAACTGGAGTGAAAGCAGATATGAtgaaattcaaaaaaaaataaccccatttataaaatcatgtgggtataatataaataaagatgtGTTTTTTGTCCCAATATCTGGATTATCAGGACAAAATTTATCTGAACATATATCCGACAAAAATTCCAAATTGTATGATCCACGAGGTAGTTGGTATGATATATCAAAACCAACtttatttcaaattttaaattcttTATCTCCACCCCCTTGGGATGAAAATGGTCCTTTAAGAATTCCATTATTAGAAGGGTATAAAGACAACGGTATAGTTGCTGTTGGGAAAATAGAATCTGGAACATTATATGGAAGCAATATGAATTGTATTTTAATGCCAAATAAAGTTAAAGTGAAAGTTACAAATGTATATGTAGAAGATGATGAAGTCCCTTATGCTAAACCTGGAGAAAATGTTCGTGCCAAATTGTTAGGTGTAGAAGAAGATCAAATTAGTAAAGGGTTTGTATTATGCGATTCATTAAGCTTATGCTCAGTTGTTAGTGAATTTATAGGTAGAGTAGCAATTGTCGAATTGCTAGAACATAAACCAATTATAACAGCAggatatttttgtatattccATGCTCATACAACATGTGAAGAAATACAATTCATTGATATGTTAGAAGTTATCgataaaaaatcaaaaaaaaaaaaaataaaaccaaaatttattaagaATGATTGTATTGTTACtgcacattttttattatcaaatcCAGTTTGTATAGAGGTTTATGATAAACTACCACAATTAGGAAGATTTACTTTGAGAGATCAAGGAAGAACTATAGCCATAGGAAAAATTcttgaattaaaaaattaa